The stretch of DNA ATCATTTATTATCTTCACAGGATTACTTAGAAATTAAAAATAAATAGATAAAAATCAAAATCCTTTTTGCAATCCGAAAAGGATTTTGTACATTTGCACCCCGATCATAGTGTCGGTAATTAAGTAGAATATTAAAAATCAATCAAGAGAGTGGACACGTTAAGTTACAAAACTACATCAGCCAACAAAGAGACTGCCCAAAAAGAATGGGTAGTGGTGGACGCTTCTGGCCATAATTTAGGTCGCCTGTCATCAGGAATAGCGAAGCTCCTAAGAGGGAAACACAAAACCAATTTTACCCCACATGCAGACTGTGGAGATTACGTTATTGTGTTGAATGCAGACAAAGTTGAATTGTCTGGAAATAAATGGGAGGATAAATTATATATCCGTCACACAGGTTATCCAGGAGGGCAAAGATCATTAACTGCAACAGAGTTGTTTAATAAGGATCCTAAACGTCTTATCGATAAATCTGTAAAAGGAATGTTGCCGAAAAATAAACTAGGTGCAGCATTATTGAAAAATTTGCACATTTTCGTGGGAGAAGAGCATACACATCAAGCTCAAAAGCCAAAGAAAATTGATATTAACCAATACTTATAATTAAATCCATGGCAATAGTTCATAAAATAGGACGTAGAAAAAAATCTGTAGCCCGTGTTTATTTGCAAGAAGGGACAGGAGAGATTTATATCAACGGACGTACTTTAGAAGATTATTTTGGTACAGATGTTTTACGTTACAAAGTAGAGCAACCATTTCTAATCACAGGTACAAAAGACAAATATAACGTAGATGTTAAAGTATTTGGAGGTGGTACCACTGGACAAGCAGAGGCAATTCGTTTGGCAATTTCACGTGCATTATGTGAGATAGACTCAGAATTTCGTTTAGAGTTGAAGCCAGAAGGGTTATTAACTCGCGATCCACGTATGGTAGAGCGTAAAAAATACGGACAGAAGAAAGCTCGTAAGAAATTCCAATTCTCTAAACGTTAATCAATTATTTAAATTATTAAAAAAATCCATTTTCCGTTGGTTTAGCATCTAAACAATTAAGGCAATTTATATACCCACTTAATTGTTGCTTGTTGAGAAAACGGAACGTAAACTATCAAATAAGAAAATGGCAAAAATAAATGTAAAAGACCTATTGAATGCAGGTGTGCATTTTGGTCACTTAACCAGAAAATGGAATCCACACATGGCTCCTTATATCTTTATGGAGAAAAATGGTATCCATATTATCGATCTTCACAAAACTGCAGTGAAGTTAGATGAAGCTTCGGAAGCATTGGGGAAAATCGCAGCATCAGGACGTAAAATTCTATTCGTTGCAACCAAAAAACAAGCAAAAGATGTAGTTGCTAAACATGCAGAAGAAGTAAACATGCCGTATATTACAGAACGTTGGCCTGGAGGTATGTTGACAAACTTTGTAACGATCCGTAAAGCAGTTAAAAAAATGAACTCTATTGACCGTATGAAAAAAGACGGTACTTTCGAAACTTTATCGAAAAAAGAAAGATTGCAAGTAGATCGTCAGCGTGCTAAGTTAGAGAAAAACTTAGGTTCTATCGCAGACATGACACGTCTACCTTCTGCAGTATTTGTAGTAGATATTGTACGTGAACATATTGCAATTGCAGAAGCTAAAAAATTAGGTATTCCAGTATTTGCGATGGTGGATACTAATACCGATCCGCGAATTGTAGATTACGCAATTCCTGCAAACGATGATGCTTCTAAATCTATTGATATTATTTTATCTACTGTAGCAGAATCTATCAAAACTGGTTTATCTACCCGTAAAGCAGAAAAAGAAAAAGCGAAAGAAGATAAAGAAGAAGGAGTAGAAAAAACACAAGAAGCTTAACATTTATTTGATGATTAAGTCATCGATATAGTATAAAATTGTAGCTCCTACGTTTTCGGATGTATGAGCTACTTTTGTTTCAGACTACATAAGAAATACTAATAAACTAAAAAAACAATTATGAGCTATAAAGCAACAGCCTCTGAGGTAAGTAAATTAAGAAATGCGACAGGAGCAGGAATGATGGACTCTAAAAAAGCTTTGGAAGAAGCTGGTGGAGATTTTGACAAAGCTGTAGAAATTCTACGTAAAAAAGGTCAGAAAGTTGCTGCAAACAGAGCAGACCGCGAATCTACAGAAGGTGCAGTAATCGCTAAAGTTAACGCAGCACACAACAAAGGGGTAATTATTGCACTAAACTGTGAAACTGACTTCGTTGCGAAAAACGAAGACTTCGTAAAATTAGCTAATGAATTAGCAGAATTAGCTTTAGATTACAACACAAAAGAAGAATTGTTAAAAGCACCTTATGCAGGCATCACTGTAGAAGAGAAATTAACAGAACAAACTGGAGTAATCGGTGAGAAAATCGAAATCGGAAACTTCCAAACAATCGAAGGATCATCTCTTAACGCTTATATCCATGCAGGTAATCGTATCGCAGCAGTAGTAGCTCTTTCTGGCGAATACGATGGTGCGAAAGAAGTTGCCTATGATGTTGCAATGCAAGTTGCTGCAATGAATCCAGTAGCATTGGATGAAACCCAAGTTGCTCAATCGATTATAGATACTGAATTGAATATCGCTCGAGAACAATTAAAAGCAGAAGGGAAACCAGAAAACATGATCGAAAATATTGCAAAAGGGAAACTACAAAAATTCTTCAAAGAAAACACATTGGTTCATCAAGCATCAATCAAAGATGGGAAAGTAGCAGTACAAGATGTTGTAAAAGCAGTTAACCCAGACCTGAAAGTAACAGGATTTATCCGTTACTCAATCTAATAATCGAAAAGAAATTAGTCAACATAAAACAATCCGGTCAAAGTGTTTTTGACCGGATTGTTTTTTCTATATGGTCTATACTTTAATATTTCCGGTACGATAAATTACTTTGGCAAACTTACAGTAGCATGACTTTCGTTGGTTTGTTCTAAAAATATTTTTCCACGCAAAATACTCTGAATTGTTTTTATCAACTCCTCTTCAAAAGAATCCCTCAATTGAGATTGGTGGTAAATCAAACTTACTTCTCTCGTTGGAATTGGATTTTCGAATTGACGTAAATTTTTTCGCAATTTTTTCGGTAATTCTTCTGCCACCAAAGCAGGTAAAAGCGTCATTCCATATCCTTCGTTTGCTAATTTTATCAATGCGTCAAAACTACCACTTTCTAGTTTAACGGGACGTTGCTTTATTTTAGAGGCTTCGCATAAAGATAAAACATTATCACGGAAACAGTGCCCTTCTTGCAAGATGAGCAAATCTGCAGATTCTAAATCGGTTTCTACTATTTTTTCCTGGCTTGTCAAACGATGTCCTTCAGGGATATACGCAACCAATGGCTCGTAATATAAAGTTTTTTCGATAATTTGATCTTCGTGTAAAGGCGAAACGACAATCCCAAAATCCAATGAACCGTCTTTGATTCCTTTGATGATTTTTTCGGTTTTGAATTCTTTGATTATCAAATTCGATTTTGGATGTTTTTTCTCAAAAGTTTTATAGAACAACGGAACCAAGGTAGGCAATATTGTTGGTATTACACCAATCACAAAATCACCTTCTAACAGACCTTTTTCTTCATTCACCAAATGCTTCATACGATTAGCTTCCATCAAGATTGTTTTGGCTTGTTGTACTATTTTCTCACCAATTTGGGTGATTTTTATCGGATGGGAAGTGCGATCGAAAATCTCTACATTGAGCTCTTTCTCTAGTTTCTGAATTTGCATGCTAAGAGTTGGTTGAGTAACAAATGATTTGTCAGCTGCTACAGTAAAGTTTTTATACTCTGCCACTGCCAATACATATTGTAATTGCACTAATGTCATAAAGATTTTTTTGATATGTTATCTTAGTAAATATATGAGTTTTTTTGGTAAAAAAATGAGAATAAAATAGCCGTTCCTTTTTAAGAAAGAAACGGCTAAAATCTAAATTTCTAAAAAAATAGAAATAAATTATTTATTAAGATTTTTTTGTAATTCAGCTGCCCAATCTTGTAACTTTTTTGCATCTTCTGGGGTGAGTTTTTGTGCAATTTCTGCCATTTCTTTAGAGAAATCTACAGCTTTAGCTTGTAATTCTGTTAGCTTTGTAGCATCACCAGAAGTAGCAGCTACTTTTAGTTCTTGTACGTAAGCTGCGTATTTGTCTGCAAATGCTTTTGCCTCTGGAGAGGTGAAAGCTGGCATTGCTGCTAAAGTTTCTAAGTTATTGTCAATCTCAGTTTTTACTGTTTCTGTTGCGTCATTTGTTGTTTCAGCTATTACCTCTTGTGTATCTTTAATGTTTTCTACTTTTTTTTCTGTTTCACTTTTGCATGAGGTAAAACCAATCATTCCTAATACGGCTAATCCTAAAATTGTTTTTTTCATTTGTCTGATTTTTTTAAATGTTTTTTATAGTTTTTCAAAGGTAAAGAATTGATCACAATAAATTATGTATTTTTTTAATTTTCTTCATCAATAAATTGAACTTCATACAATTGATGATAAAAACCATGCTGTGCTAGTAATTCTTCGTGAGTACCACTCTCAACAATCATTCCATTATCCATTACTAGAATTTTATCTGCATTTTTTATGGTCGCTAATCGATGTGCAATTATTATCGATGTTCTATTTTCTGTGAGTTTCTCAGTGGCTTTTTGGATCATCTTTTCAGAGGCGGTATCTATCGAAGAGGTTGCTTCATCCAAAACTAAAACCTCTGGGTTATATATATATGCACGTAAAAAAGAAATCAACTGTCGTTGCCCAACAGAAAGTGTACTTCCACGCTCGCTTACTTCTGTAAAATAACCTTTGGGTAATTTGGTAATGAACTGATGAATACCAATTATTTTAGCGGCTTGTTCTACTTCTTCTAAGGTGATTTCTTTATTACCCAATACGATATTGTCGTATATAGTAGAATTGAAAAGGAAGACATCTTGCAAAACAACAGCTACATGTTGACGTAAGTTATGGATATCTAAATCGTAAATATTATGATTATCGATAAAAATCTCTCCAGAATCTATATCATAGAAACGGCTTAATAAGTTGATAATTGTTGATTTTCCAGCACCAGTTGATCCAACAATTGCAATAGTTTCACCTGGCTGTGTCGTAAAAGAAATACCTTTTATTACTGGATTGTTCGGCACATAAGAAAACTTAACATTACGGAATTCTATTTTCCCGTCGATATGATCGAGCTGTATAGTTCCTTTGTTCGGCAAGCTTTCATCTGAATCTAAAATTTTGAAAACCCGAGCAGCTCCTACCAGCCCTCGCTGAATAGAATTGAAGCGTTCTGCGATTTGTCTCATCGGTTGCGTTAACATCGTTGTGAAGGATATAAATGCAATAATATCGCCAACCGTAACATCTCCATGAATTGCGGTTCGTAATCCTCCAAACCAAATCATCGACCCGATAGCCGTTGCCGAAACAATATCGACCACAGGAAAAAGAAGAGAGAAATAGAAAACTGTTTTCAGGTAAGTACCCTTTAATTGATTGTTTATGCTTACAAATTTTTTATACTCACGCTTTTCACGGTTGAATAGTTGAATGATATTCATCCCGGTTAATCTTTCTTGTACAAAAGAATTGAGATTTGCCGTATAAGTTCTTTCAGCATGGTATACGTTTTTCAGGGCTTTCTGAAATAGACGTGTAATAATCATCATTAAAGGGAGGATGAGTATCACGACGGTTGCCAATGTCCAATTCATATAGTACATCATACCAACAATGAAGATAATTCGTAAAAAATCTCCTAATATGACGAGGATTCCATCATTGAAAACTTCGGCAATTGTTTCTATGTCCGATACCGAGCGCGTTACCAAAACTCCGTTCGGTGTTCGATCGAAATAACCAAGCCTGAAGGTCAGTAAATGATTGTATAATTTTACCCGTAAGTAGCGAATTACTTTTTGGGCAACAACATTGGCCAAATAAATCAAAAAAAACTGCAGAAAGCCTTCTAATAAAAGAGTACCACCAATTAGCATAAGATGTTTTTGTAGCCCAACTGCATCATAATTCACTATGTATTGGTCAATTGCGACACCAGTGAGATATGGGCGGTATATAGAAACCGCAGAGCTAAGAACCGCAATGGCAACAACCGATAAGAATAAACATTTAGATTGTAGGCCGATACTGATAACACGCTTTAGACCTTGGAAATCGAAAGATGAACTGTCTAGTTTGTCGCTCATAATATAAAGAGGTTTTCAGGATAAAGAACTTCTACCAAAAAAAGGCCTTGTGGAGGGGCAGAAGCAGCTGCAAATTTACGGTCTTTTTTATCAATTATGTTGTTAAAATCGGACGGAGTTATTTTTCCCAAGCCAACTTCTACTAATGTCCCCACGATGGCGCGCACCATGTTGCGTAAAAAACGATCGGCTGTAATCTCGAAACAAAAAAAATCTTTCTCGATCTGGATCCACTCTGCTCGATAAACCGTACAAATATTGGTTTTTACGTCGGTGTGTAATTTTGCAAAACTTCCAAAATCTGCTTTTTTTATCAAGTATTTTGCAGCTTCGTTCATTTTTTCTATATCCAATGGTTTTCGTATTTGCCAAGAAGTTGTCGTAGTAAATGGATTTTTTTGGGTATAAATATGGTAGTGATAGGTTCTTTTCACCGCATCGAAACGTGCATGTGCTTCTGGAGCCACACAATGAATAGAAGTAACGCTTATATCTTCGGGCAAAAAGGAGTTTAGTCTACGGATAAAATCATCTGTCAAGCTTCCATCAAAGTCAAAATGTGCGTACATTTTCTTGGCGTGCACTCCGGTATCGGTTCGTCCGGCTCCTACAATATTAATTTCTTCTCGGAGCAAAGTCGATAAACAAAACTCAATTTTTTCTTGTACAGATAGTTGTTTTGGCTGTCGTTGCCATCCAAAATAGTTTTGTCCGTTGTAAGCTAATTCTAAGAAGTATCGCAATTGTTTATAAATTTGTTGATTCCAAAAATACAAATTTTGAAAAAGATTCTCCTACTATCCGATACTCATTCTTATATCGATGACCGAATTCTTGCTTATGCTTCGCAGGTTGATGAGGTGTGGCATGCAGGAGATATAGGGCAAGAAAATGTTATTAATCAATTAGAACAAAAAGCCTTTGTGCGAGCTGTATACGGGAATATCGATGATCAGTTGATTAGACAATCTTGGCCCGAAAATCAACTTTTTACCTTAGAAGGTGTTACAGTTTTGATGACACACATTGGCGGATATCCTAATAAGTACACGGCAAGAGTAAAAAAAATGCTGACTGATCATCGACCAGATCTCTATATTTGTGGACATTCTCATATACTGAAAGTAATGTATGATAAGAAGTTGCGCTTGTTGCATATGAATCCAGGTGCTGCTGGTAAACATGGTTTCCAACGAGTGAGAACGATGTTGCGGTTTGATTTGAGGGACTCTAAAATAGAAAATTTAGAAGTCATAGAATTCGATTCGTAAACTTATCTAATTTTTCTCCAACTATTTTGTTTGATAGTTTGTTTATCAAGATATCAGAATAAAATTAGTACAACCAAATAGTTGGTTTTATAGAATTTCTTACCAAAAAAATGAAAATTAGGATGAGAAATAGACAATCTATTTTTTATCAAAACAGCTTACTACTGATTCATTTCGATAAGATAAGCCATGTTTCTAATAACAGACTGATGTTTTTTAACAAATGGATTTTCTTTGTTCCAGACATATCCTGCCAAAACTGAACAAATTTTCTCCTTGACATCTAAGTTTTCTGGCCGGAAAAAGAAAAGAGTTTGTAGATTTCCTGTGTACCATTCTCGCACGTAGGTAGAAAAAACATCGATCCCGAATTTCATGTATTCTTCATATTCTACTGCCCAATTTACAGCTTCTCCATTGAGTTCTTTGTAGATTAACTCTGCTGCTAATGCACCAGACTCTGTAGCAAAACATACGCCTGAAGAAAAAATTGGATCTAAAAATTCGGTACTATTACCGGTGAGAATATAGCCATCGCCAAACATTTTTTTGACAGAAGTAGAGTAGTTTTTTAATATTTTTGGTTCGAACAGAAAATCTACCTCAGAAAAACGATTTCGATAAAAGGGTGAACGTTGAATTCCGGTTTTTAAAGCTCCCTCAAGATTCTCGCTATGCTTGATTAAATCCTCTACATAAGCAGTTTTTCCTACCAGACCTATACTCGTATTACCATTGGAAAACGGTATCACCCATAACCAAACCTCACGCTCGATTACGTCAAACGTAATTTGAGTGCCTTCTCTCCCGATTGGTCTATTTTTTTCGTAAGTATGCGAAAAAATTGCCGAATGCGGACTCAGTGTAGAATCATCATGTAGATTTAGCAGTCGAGGTAAAACTCTCCCATAACCACTTGCATCTATGATATATTTAGATCGAATGATAGACTCTGTATTGTCTTTGTTTTTTATTATCGTTAGGCAATTTCCTTTGTTAGGTTCGACGGCTATAACTTCCGTCTCGAACGCAATGTTAACTCCTTTTCTTTGTAATTCATCGGTAATAGCTTTATCAAAATCAGCACGCGGTATTTGCCATGTCCAATCCCACCCCGTACCAAATTTTTTACTAAAATCAAACTCACAAATCAACTCATCTCTCACAAATCGAGCACCACTTTTCACCTGAAAGTTATATTTTTTTAGGGGTTCTAGAAGTCCGGCTTCATCGAAACGATCCATCGATCGAGGCAATAAGCTTTCGCCGACAACTAAACGTGGAAATTTCATTTTTTCAACAACTTTTACCGAGATGTTTCCTTTGTGTAAATAGGCCGCAGCAATGCTTCCTGCAGGGCCGGCACCAATTATTACTACATCCACCTCTTCTTGTTTCATAATTAACTTTTATAGTGTTAAAAAAATACTAATTTTGTAGCCATTTATTTACCTAATCAAAACATGTCAAAGGTAAACAAATTGCTTAAAATAATATAATATAGAACCTGTTTGAGATAATGGAATTATCAGAAAATATTCAAATGAATTTAGCAGAATTAAAATCGATTGTTTTTGGTAAAAAACAGGTTGACATAGAACCAACTGTTCAGCATAAAATACAAGAAAGTTTTCGATTTTTAGAGAATTTTATTCACGACAAAGTAATTTATGGTGTGAACACAGGTTTCGGTCCGATGGCGCAATATCGTATAGGCGAAAAAGATCGTAAACAACTGCAATACAATCTTATTCGGAGTCATGCAACCGGAGTTGGACAACCCTTGTCGCTAGAAATGGTGCGGGCAGCAGTTTTAGCAAGATTCAATACCTTATCTTTGGGTTATTCGGGTGTGCATCCATCTGTTTTAGATTTAATGAAAACGATGCTGAACCGCTCGATTTATCCTGTTATTTTCTCGCACGGAGGAGTAGGAGCTAGCGGTGATTTGGTTCAATTAGCACATCTAGCTTTGGCAATGATTGGTGAAGGAGAAGTTTGGTACAAAGGTGAACGTCATCCTACCGAAATTGTTTTTCGTGAAGAAAAAATCGAACCCTTGAAGATTTATATTCGCGAGGGATTGAGTATTATGAACGGGACTTCGGTAATGGCAGGAATCGGTTTGGTAAACATATATTACGCTGAAAAATTAATGCGTTTAAGTTGTGTTGCCTCTAGTATGATCAATGAATTGGTTTGCAGTTATGATGATCATTTTTCTGTAGAATTGAATGCGGCAAAACTCCACAAAGGACAGCGTTATATTGCTAAACAAATGAGAAATTTCTTACAAGATAGTTCTCTAATACGTTCACGAAAAGAGTATTTATACAAAGCAGCAAAAGAAGAAATTTTTAAAGAGAAAGTACAAGAATATTATTCGTTGCGTTGTGTTCCTCAAATTCTCGGTCCCGTACAAGAAATGATTTGGAGTGCAGAACAAACCATCGAAAAAGAAATCAACTCGGCAAGTGATAATCCCATTGTAGATTTAGCAAGTAAGCAGGTGTATCACGGAGGTAATTTCCATGGCGATTATATTGCATTTGAGATGGATAAATTGAAGTTGGGGATTACAAAATTATGTATGCTCGCAGAACGTCAGTTAAACTATCTACTCAACTCTAAAATCAATGAACTACTTCCACCATTTGTTAATTCTGGTAAGTTAGGTTTCAATTTTGGAATGCAAGGAGCGCAATTTACAGCAACCTCTACAACAGCCGAAAATCAGACCTTATCAACATCAATGTATATACATTCGATTCCTAACAATAACGATAATCAAGATGTTGTGAGTATGGGTGCAAATGCAGCTTTGTTGTGTAATCAAGTAATAGAGAATAGTTTCGAGGTTCTCTCTGTGCATTTCATGACCATTGTACAAGCAATCGAAGTTCGAGGATGTTTAGAACAAATCAATCCAAATTCGAAAAAAATATTCGATTCGATTCGGAAAATATTTCCAGCAACCCAACAAGATGTTGTGCTATATCCTTATATTAAGGAAGTGAAAGATTTTTTAAAATCGAACAATTTCTAAGATGAAAAAAACAGTTTTAGTAACGGGAGGATCGCGCGGAATAGGTCGTGCAATTTGCGTACAGTTGGCTCAAGATTTAGATTTTCATGTGCTTATTAATTATCATTCTAATAAAGACGCAGCCATGTCTGTTGCAAAGGAAATAGAAGCGTTGGGGAAAACAGCAGAAATTCTACCGTTCGATGTAAGCAGTCGAGCAGCCGTGCAAGAGGCATTAACAAACTGGAAAGTCTCTCACCCAGAATATAGAGTAGAGGCAATAGTAAATAATGCCGGAATTACAAAAGATGGCCTTTTTATGTGGATGGATGAAAAAGATTGGCATTCGGTAATTTCAACAAGTTTAGATGGTTTTTATCATGTCACTCAATTTTTTATACAAGATATGCTCCGTCAACGTTTTGGTAGAATAGTAAATATTGTGTCGGTTTCCGGACTCAAAGGAAATCCTGGTCAGACAAATTATGCTGCAGCAAAAGGAGGGGTAATAGCTGCCACAAAATCTTTGGCACAAGAAGTTGGAAAAAGAAATATTACAGTCAATGCAGTAGCACCTGGATATATCGAAAGTGATATGACTGCCGAAATGAACCAAACAGAACTGAAAAAGCATATTCCACTCAACCGGTTTGGGCAAGCCAAAGAAGTGGCCGATTTAGTTAGTTTTTTGGTATCGGAAAAAGCTGCCTATATCACCGGAGAGGTAATCAATATAAATGGTGGATTATATACATAAATAATTGGTAGAATGGAAAATAGAGTTGTAATCACAGGAATGGGAATTTATTCTTGTTTAGGAACTTCGCTCGATGAGGTTACCGAGTCTTTACGAAAAGGAAAATCGGGGATTGTATACGATGAAGAAAGAAAGGAATATGGTTTCAAATCTGCCCTAACAGGAAAAGTACCAACCCCAGATCTGAAAAATATACTCAACAGAAGACAAAGAATTACCATTGGCGAAGAAACCGAGTATGCCTATATGTCGACCATTCAGGCATTGGAACAAGCCAACATTTCGCACGCTTACTTACAAGAAAACGAAGTCGGAATCCTCTTCGGTAATGATAGCGTTTCACGAGCAGTGATCGAGGCAACCGATATTGTACGCGAGAAAAAAGATACAACCCTAATCGGGTCGGGTGCAATTTTCAAATCGATGAATTCTACCGTTACCATGAATCTTTCTACTTTGTTTCAGTTAAAAGGTGTCAATATGACAATAAGTGCTGCTTGTGCAAGTGGTTCACATGCAGTAGGTTTGGCTTATCTTATGATCAAAGGAGGATTGCAAGATATGGTGATTTGTGGTGGGGCCCAAGAGATCAATAAATATGCGATGGCTAGTTTCGATGGTTTAGGCGTTTTTTCCAACTCAGAAGATCAACCCACCAAAGCATCACGACCGTTCGATAAAAATCGAGACGGATTAGTACCAAGTGGAGGTGCTGCAACGTTGATTTTAGAAAGTTTAGCGTCTGCCCTGAAAAGAGACGTCCCAATACTGGCAGAAGTCGTTGGGTATGGATTCTCATCGAATGGCGGGCATATCTCTACACCCAATGTAGATGGACCTATGTTAGCGATGCAAAAAGCGCTAAAACAGGCTAATTTATCAGCCGATGAAATAAGCTATATCAATGCACATGCAACATCTACACCTGTTGGGGATAGTAACGAAGCACAAGCGATTTATAATCTATTTGGAAAGAAACCCTATGTAACATCTACAAAGTCGATGACCGGACATGAATGTTGGATGGCTGGAGCAAGCGAAATTGTGTATTCTAATTTAATGATGTTGAATAACTTTATCGCTCCTAACATAAATTTTGAAGAACCTGATGAAGTCTCGGCTCAATTAAATATTCCGAATCAAATTGTACATAAAGAATTTGATGTATATTTGTCGAACTCTTTTGGTTTCGGAGGTACAAACTCTGCATTAATCATAAAGAAATATAAAATTTAATGCAAAGAATGGTGAATACAGACATTTCAGTAAAGATTAATGAAATATTAATGGAGGAATTTGAAGTAGAAGCAAATGCTATTTCAAAGGAGAAAAATATCAAAGAAACATTAGACTTAGATAGTTTGGATTATGTTGATTTGGTGGTAATTATCGAATCTAACTTTGGAGTGAAATTGGTCAAAGAAGACTTCTTGAGTATGATAACCTTTGAGGATTTTTATACCATCATTCAACAAAAAATAGACGAAAATAAAGCGTAATGACCCAATGGGAAGGAAAATCGAAGGGGACTTTACTTGGGTATAAAATTTTTGTATACAGTATAAAAAAATTAGGCATACGGACAGCGTATATAGTTCTTTTGTTCGTTGCTTTCTATTACTTCTTGTTTGCTTGGTCGAGCAATCGAGTGATGTATAATTATTTTCGGAAAAGACAAAACTTTTCTATTTCACGATCAATTGTTGGTATCTATAAAAATTATTACATATTTGGGCAAACTCTACTCGATAAAGCCACAATATCTATGGGGTTCCGCAATTGGTTTACGTATGATTTTGATGGAATCGAAATTCTGAAATCTCTTATAAAAGAAAAAAAAGGAGGAATCTTAATTAGTGCACACGTCGGCAATTTCGAAATTGCAGAATATTTCCTAAACGATATCAATACCGATATTAATATCCATTTGGTTACCACCGATTTGGAGCGAGATGCAATAAAAAATTATATGGAACAGATTCGAGTGAAATCAACCATAAAATTTATTGTGATACAAAAAGATATGTCACACATTTACCAAATAACCGATACACTTTCTCGTAACGATTTGATTTGCTTTACAGGAGATCGTTTTTTTGAAGGAAACAAAACGCTCGAAGAAAATTTATTAGGCGGATTGGCACAATTTCCCGCAGGACCATTTTATATTGCATCACGCTTACATGTCCCAGTGGCTTTTGTATATGTGATGAAGGAACC from Weeksella virosa DSM 16922 encodes:
- a CDS encoding beta-ketoacyl-[acyl-carrier-protein] synthase family protein, which translates into the protein MENRVVITGMGIYSCLGTSLDEVTESLRKGKSGIVYDEERKEYGFKSALTGKVPTPDLKNILNRRQRITIGEETEYAYMSTIQALEQANISHAYLQENEVGILFGNDSVSRAVIEATDIVREKKDTTLIGSGAIFKSMNSTVTMNLSTLFQLKGVNMTISAACASGSHAVGLAYLMIKGGLQDMVICGGAQEINKYAMASFDGLGVFSNSEDQPTKASRPFDKNRDGLVPSGGAATLILESLASALKRDVPILAEVVGYGFSSNGGHISTPNVDGPMLAMQKALKQANLSADEISYINAHATSTPVGDSNEAQAIYNLFGKKPYVTSTKSMTGHECWMAGASEIVYSNLMMLNNFIAPNINFEEPDEVSAQLNIPNQIVHKEFDVYLSNSFGFGGTNSALIIKKYKI
- a CDS encoding HAL/PAL/TAL family ammonia-lyase; amino-acid sequence: MNLAELKSIVFGKKQVDIEPTVQHKIQESFRFLENFIHDKVIYGVNTGFGPMAQYRIGEKDRKQLQYNLIRSHATGVGQPLSLEMVRAAVLARFNTLSLGYSGVHPSVLDLMKTMLNRSIYPVIFSHGGVGASGDLVQLAHLALAMIGEGEVWYKGERHPTEIVFREEKIEPLKIYIREGLSIMNGTSVMAGIGLVNIYYAEKLMRLSCVASSMINELVCSYDDHFSVELNAAKLHKGQRYIAKQMRNFLQDSSLIRSRKEYLYKAAKEEIFKEKVQEYYSLRCVPQILGPVQEMIWSAEQTIEKEINSASDNPIVDLASKQVYHGGNFHGDYIAFEMDKLKLGITKLCMLAERQLNYLLNSKINELLPPFVNSGKLGFNFGMQGAQFTATSTTAENQTLSTSMYIHSIPNNNDNQDVVSMGANAALLCNQVIENSFEVLSVHFMTIVQAIEVRGCLEQINPNSKKIFDSIRKIFPATQQDVVLYPYIKEVKDFLKSNNF
- a CDS encoding phosphopantetheine-binding protein; translated protein: MVNTDISVKINEILMEEFEVEANAISKEKNIKETLDLDSLDYVDLVVIIESNFGVKLVKEDFLSMITFEDFYTIIQQKIDENKA
- a CDS encoding NAD(P)/FAD-dependent oxidoreductase — translated: MKQEEVDVVIIGAGPAGSIAAAYLHKGNISVKVVEKMKFPRLVVGESLLPRSMDRFDEAGLLEPLKKYNFQVKSGARFVRDELICEFDFSKKFGTGWDWTWQIPRADFDKAITDELQRKGVNIAFETEVIAVEPNKGNCLTIIKNKDNTESIIRSKYIIDASGYGRVLPRLLNLHDDSTLSPHSAIFSHTYEKNRPIGREGTQITFDVIEREVWLWVIPFSNGNTSIGLVGKTAYVEDLIKHSENLEGALKTGIQRSPFYRNRFSEVDFLFEPKILKNYSTSVKKMFGDGYILTGNSTEFLDPIFSSGVCFATESGALAAELIYKELNGEAVNWAVEYEEYMKFGIDVFSTYVREWYTGNLQTLFFFRPENLDVKEKICSVLAGYVWNKENPFVKKHQSVIRNMAYLIEMNQ
- the fabG gene encoding 3-oxoacyl-ACP reductase FabG yields the protein MKKTVLVTGGSRGIGRAICVQLAQDLDFHVLINYHSNKDAAMSVAKEIEALGKTAEILPFDVSSRAAVQEALTNWKVSHPEYRVEAIVNNAGITKDGLFMWMDEKDWHSVISTSLDGFYHVTQFFIQDMLRQRFGRIVNIVSVSGLKGNPGQTNYAAAKGGVIAATKSLAQEVGKRNITVNAVAPGYIESDMTAEMNQTELKKHIPLNRFGQAKEVADLVSFLVSEKAAYITGEVININGGLYT
- a CDS encoding LpxL/LpxP family acyltransferase, with amino-acid sequence MTQWEGKSKGTLLGYKIFVYSIKKLGIRTAYIVLLFVAFYYFLFAWSSNRVMYNYFRKRQNFSISRSIVGIYKNYYIFGQTLLDKATISMGFRNWFTYDFDGIEILKSLIKEKKGGILISAHVGNFEIAEYFLNDINTDINIHLVTTDLERDAIKNYMEQIRVKSTIKFIVIQKDMSHIYQITDTLSRNDLICFTGDRFFEGNKTLEENLLGGLAQFPAGPFYIASRLHVPVAFVYVMKEPNLHYHLYTRKANFRHRDAQQLLKEYCASVEGILKKYPYQWFNYFDFWKSTR